In Methanomicrobium antiquum, one DNA window encodes the following:
- a CDS encoding MFS transporter: MQIHLTEKNYFRIALPLFSACIVLPMFSESMLVAALPAIEHEFNTSGIIGAWILPVVLLVGAALCPFFGTLGDSYGRKKILAICLFIYSIGVIAAGFSFDIWSLLFFRSLQGMGIAAIPIAFAMISEQFPPKKVPVGIGVLAASYGVGTMTGILCGSYIINYWGWRWTYFTLIPIVIIHLFLILFVLKNAHETDNFGTVSNSSENDSVVKSKGISERKADYKGAFLLLLAMFFFLLTITEGFESGWFVPEVFIHALLTVIFTAAFISAEKKALVPAIDLSLVKRPVVIIISAVAFLVNCMTFLYIQALPFIIQSPSGLFLEERFVGLIMIPGSVADMIASPLSSFWIREKGFLAPVIFGSLCMALTPAIFFLFPLTIISLSAGWIFFSIGMAVVSTAYLLKIIKVVPPNRTAGATGLLHSSINIGGMTGPVFAGVIIASSASRFLIAGEYWTFPSSEAFTFIFATGGVMSAVILILAVKSTRIPE; the protein is encoded by the coding sequence ATGCAAATTCATTTAACTGAGAAAAACTACTTCAGAATTGCTCTTCCGCTGTTTTCGGCCTGCATAGTTTTACCTATGTTTTCAGAATCAATGCTTGTTGCCGCACTTCCGGCAATAGAGCATGAATTTAACACATCAGGGATAATTGGTGCATGGATTCTTCCTGTAGTTTTATTGGTGGGCGCCGCCTTATGCCCTTTTTTTGGAACACTTGGTGATTCTTACGGAAGAAAAAAGATTTTAGCGATTTGTCTATTTATCTATTCAATCGGAGTTATAGCGGCAGGATTTTCCTTTGATATCTGGTCGCTTCTCTTCTTCAGGTCACTTCAGGGAATGGGAATTGCGGCAATACCAATCGCTTTTGCAATGATTTCAGAGCAGTTTCCGCCGAAAAAAGTGCCGGTCGGCATTGGTGTTCTTGCCGCATCGTATGGTGTTGGAACAATGACCGGAATTTTGTGCGGTTCATATATAATCAACTACTGGGGATGGAGATGGACTTACTTCACGCTGATTCCGATAGTTATTATCCACCTGTTTTTGATTCTTTTTGTTCTCAAAAACGCTCATGAAACTGATAACTTTGGCACTGTTTCAAACAGTTCTGAAAATGATTCTGTTGTGAAATCAAAGGGAATTTCAGAGAGAAAAGCTGACTACAAGGGTGCATTTTTGCTTTTATTAGCGATGTTTTTCTTTTTACTTACAATAACTGAAGGCTTTGAGTCAGGATGGTTCGTGCCGGAGGTATTTATTCATGCATTATTAACTGTAATTTTTACAGCCGCTTTCATCTCTGCTGAAAAAAAGGCTCTGGTGCCTGCAATAGACTTAAGCCTTGTTAAAAGGCCGGTTGTAATTATAATATCAGCAGTTGCTTTTTTGGTTAACTGCATGACATTTTTGTATATACAGGCTCTTCCGTTCATAATCCAGTCACCATCAGGACTGTTTCTGGAGGAGAGATTTGTCGGCCTTATCATGATTCCCGGATCAGTTGCCGATATGATTGCAAGTCCGCTTTCCAGTTTCTGGATAAGAGAAAAAGGCTTTTTGGCTCCTGTAATCTTTGGCTCTTTGTGCATGGCTCTGACACCGGCAATCTTCTTTTTATTCCCGCTTACAATTATTTCACTCTCGGCAGGATGGATTTTTTTCAGCATCGGAATGGCAGTTGTATCAACAGCCTATTTATTAAAGATAATAAAAGTAGTTCCGCCCAACAGAACAGCAGGTGCAACAGGGCTTTTGCACAGCAGTATCAACATTGGCGGAATGACAGGGCCGGTTTTTGCAGGAGTAATTATTGCTTCATCTGCATCACGGTTTTTAATCGCCGGAGAATACTGGACTTTTCCTTCATCTGAAGCATTCACATTTATTTTTGCCACAGGAGGAGTAATGTCAGCTGTTATTCTTATACTTGCAGTGAAATCCACACGAATTCCAGAGTGA
- a CDS encoding DUF1538 domain-containing protein, translating into MLSDAKETITEVAQATLPIVIVILILQIILPGFSFSSIIQFIAGSAMVIIGMALFLLGVKTGLLPMGEAVGSEIPKYNSILLIAVIAFFFGFLATIAEPDVRVLSTMIDSVSQSSIDKTSLIIIISCGVGFFVSTAILRIIYNVSIVYLYATGYLVVIALSFFTSPDYLPIAFDAGGVTTGPITVPFILSLGTGVTAILGGRSQLSDGFGLIGLASIGPVIGVLLMGVFWT; encoded by the coding sequence ATGCTTTCAGATGCAAAAGAAACAATCACTGAGGTCGCACAGGCAACTCTTCCAATCGTAATTGTAATTTTAATTCTTCAGATCATTCTGCCTGGTTTTTCTTTCTCATCAATTATTCAGTTTATAGCCGGAAGTGCGATGGTAATTATCGGCATGGCTTTGTTTTTGCTTGGAGTTAAAACAGGCCTTCTTCCAATGGGAGAAGCAGTCGGATCAGAGATTCCAAAATACAACTCAATTCTTTTGATAGCAGTAATTGCATTCTTTTTTGGTTTTTTAGCAACTATTGCCGAACCTGACGTTCGTGTTCTTTCAACAATGATTGACAGCGTATCACAGAGCAGTATCGATAAAACCAGCCTTATTATTATAATCTCATGTGGGGTCGGTTTTTTTGTCTCAACCGCAATTTTAAGAATCATATACAATGTTTCGATAGTATACCTTTATGCAACAGGATATTTAGTCGTAATAGCTCTTTCATTCTTCACATCACCTGATTATCTTCCAATAGCCTTTGATGCAGGCGGCGTTACAACAGGCCCGATTACCGTTCCTTTCATATTGTCGCTTGGAACAGGTGTTACAGCAATTCTTGGCGGACGTTCTCAGCTTTCTGACGGATTCGGCCTTATCGGCCTTGCGTCAATAGGGCCTGTTATAGGTGTCCTCTTAATGGGGGTATTCTGGACATGA
- a CDS encoding chemotaxis protein CheW, with protein MSLIDVVEFEICNEHYALDISLTREIVEMVPITPVPRAPPHIAGIINLRGEITNIINLNQILNLKENAERETQKIIVLVPDAAEGSNTGIIVDDVHAVLQISEDEIEPMKGSLSSEAYVKGIIKIKEMADGEEKKKLILWLDVGKVLTDMLAAAKA; from the coding sequence ATGTCTTTGATTGACGTAGTTGAATTCGAAATCTGCAATGAGCACTATGCATTAGACATCAGTCTCACCAGAGAAATTGTTGAAATGGTTCCGATAACTCCTGTTCCAAGAGCTCCGCCACATATTGCAGGAATTATAAATCTAAGGGGAGAGATTACAAATATAATCAACCTGAATCAGATTTTAAACCTTAAGGAGAATGCTGAGAGAGAAACACAAAAGATAATTGTGCTTGTCCCGGATGCCGCCGAAGGCTCAAATACAGGTATCATTGTAGATGACGTACACGCTGTCCTTCAGATATCTGAGGATGAGATAGAACCAATGAAAGGCTCACTTTCAAGTGAAGCTTATGTTAAGGGAATCATTAAAATCAAAGAGATGGCAGATGGAGAGGAGAAGAAAAAACTGATACTCTGGCTTGATGTCGGAAAAGTACTGACAGATATGCTCGCGGCGGCAAAGGCTTAA
- a CDS encoding DUF1538 domain-containing protein, with translation MTELLIFDGIFAVILDVLQALLPLIFFFCIFQVVSLKLPEEYVVNLGKGILITLIGMVLFFQGVHIAFLPAGTKIGAFFGTFEILWILIPFGFLLGFLATFAEPAVRVLCYEIEKSSSGYIQGSLILYSLSIGVAASVSLGMARILYELPFHIMIIAGYLLALILMRFSDKDFIAIAFDSGGVATGPMAVTFIMAFSVGVADSMGGRNALLDGFGMIAFIALTPILTLLVLGIYFKHKKQEINHGL, from the coding sequence ATGACAGAACTCCTGATTTTTGATGGAATTTTTGCAGTAATTCTCGATGTACTCCAGGCACTTTTACCGCTGATTTTCTTTTTTTGCATATTTCAGGTAGTCTCTTTAAAACTGCCGGAGGAATATGTTGTAAACCTTGGAAAAGGTATTTTAATTACACTGATAGGAATGGTTCTTTTTTTCCAGGGCGTTCATATTGCATTTCTCCCCGCAGGAACAAAAATAGGAGCCTTTTTTGGAACCTTTGAGATTTTGTGGATCTTAATTCCGTTTGGATTTTTACTGGGATTTTTGGCGACATTTGCCGAACCTGCGGTTCGTGTTCTCTGCTATGAGATAGAAAAATCATCAAGCGGCTACATACAGGGCTCTCTTATTCTTTATTCATTATCGATTGGAGTTGCAGCATCTGTAAGCCTTGGAATGGCAAGAATCCTCTATGAACTGCCGTTTCATATTATGATTATTGCAGGATACCTGCTTGCACTTATTCTTATGAGATTTTCTGATAAAGATTTCATAGCGATTGCATTTGATTCCGGAGGAGTTGCAACAGGGCCGATGGCTGTCACATTTATAATGGCCTTTTCAGTCGGAGTTGCAGATTCCATGGGAGGAAGAAACGCTTTACTTGACGGATTCGGGATGATTGCCTTTATTGCGCTGACTCCTATCCTGACCCTTTTAGTACTTGGAATATATTTTAAACACAAAAAACAGGAGATTAATCATGGATTATGA
- a CDS encoding P-II family nitrogen regulator — protein sequence MDYEGSQNLIVTIVKKGWAERVIKASKSAGAEGGTILMGRGTGINEKQSVFGLPIEPEKEIVLTIIDAGQTDAILSAIESAAKLNIPGMGIAFVVNLEKIAGRVHMFSKYPEEEKN from the coding sequence ATGGATTATGAAGGAAGTCAAAATCTGATAGTAACAATTGTAAAGAAAGGCTGGGCTGAAAGAGTAATTAAGGCATCTAAAAGTGCCGGTGCAGAAGGCGGAACAATTCTGATGGGAAGAGGAACAGGCATCAATGAAAAACAGTCTGTATTCGGCCTTCCAATAGAGCCTGAAAAAGAGATTGTCCTGACTATTATTGATGCCGGACAGACAGATGCCATACTTTCCGCTATCGAATCTGCCGCAAAACTAAATATTCCGGGAATGGGCATTGCATTTGTAGTAAATCTTGAGAAAATTGCAGGTCGCGTCCATATGTTCTCCAAATACCCTGAAGAAGAAAAAAATTAA
- a CDS encoding protease inhibitor I42 family protein has product MKKLFMGILALSVLLAAISVAGCTGTCYTMFYDDDNGSEREVKENCIIIIELSENPTTGYTWEMDTGGLTLINDEYIQDKNTEGMTGAGGIHKWEISADKKGEFTIKGIYKRSWEETTPDDKTWTSLVNVV; this is encoded by the coding sequence ATGAAAAAATTATTCATGGGAATTTTAGCACTTTCTGTACTTTTAGCGGCAATATCAGTCGCCGGATGTACAGGGACATGCTACACAATGTTTTATGACGATGACAACGGTTCAGAAAGGGAAGTAAAAGAGAACTGCATCATAATAATTGAGCTTTCAGAAAACCCGACAACGGGATATACATGGGAGATGGACACCGGCGGTCTTACTCTGATAAACGATGAATACATTCAGGATAAAAATACAGAAGGCATGACAGGCGCCGGCGGAATACACAAATGGGAAATTTCTGCTGATAAGAAGGGAGAATTTACCATAAAAGGAATCTACAAACGCTCCTGGGAAGAAACAACACCGGATGATAAGACATGGACTTCTTTAGTCAATGTTGTATAA